From Anopheles darlingi chromosome 2, idAnoDarlMG_H_01, whole genome shotgun sequence, the proteins below share one genomic window:
- the LOC125950977 gene encoding protein slit isoform X2 → MTKRGIWSGPQFKMLMLLAVVTVLLSLVSPSTEEPYGGGGGGSAGGYFGADAKCPRLCSCTGTTVDCSHRGLTQVPRKIPPETDRLDLQGNNISVIYESDLQGLAKLRILQLTDNQIYTIEKDALHDLISLERLDLSHNALTAVSKRAFKGAPALRSLQLDNNQITCLDEGAVKGLIELEILTLNNNNITTLPRDMFAGMPRLRALRLSENLFACDCHLSWLARYLKNASRLAPFTRCHSPGQLKGQNVADLHEQDFKCSGLTENAPMECGGRSLCPHPCRCADGIVDCREKSLTTVPTTLPEDTTELRLEQNYITEIPPKAFANHRRLKRIDLSNNNISRVAYDAFSGLKSLTSLVLYGNKIKDLPASVFKGLTSLQLLLLNANEISCVRRDAFKDLHNLSLLSLYDNNIQSLANGTFESLKSIQTLHLARNPFICDCNLRWLGDYLHQNPIETSGARCDAPKRMQRRRIEALKDEKFKCTDDYSKIKYSGECRMDQECPAACHCDRTTVDCSARGLKEIPRDIPLYTTELLLNDNELNRIKSDGLFGRLPNLVKLDLRRNQISGIEPNAFEGATKIQELFLSENKIAEVHNKMFLGLHHLKTLSLYDNIVTCVMPGSFDYLTALTQLNLASNPFRCNCHLAWFSDWLRKKQLNGPPARCTSPSKVRDMPIKDMPHFDFKCTSDMDQGCLGEGYCPPSCTCTGTVVRCSRNKLKEIPKSIPAETTELYLESNEISMIHSNRISHLKALTRLDLSNNNIAILSNYTFANLTKLSTLIISYNNLQCVQQYALAGLNNLKVLSLHGNKISMIPEGTFNDLQAITHIALGSNPLYCDCSLRWLSEWVKRDYVEPGIARCAEPDNMKDKLILSTPSNQFVCSGKVSNEILSKCDACYTFPCKNEAVCSALPERQYECKCKPGYHGVHCEFMIDACYGNPCRHNGTCTVLEEGRFSCHCLSGYSGSRCEVNIDDCAGHKCQNNGTCVDGVNSYSCSCAPSYTGEFCDSKIEFCSKEFNPCQNGAKCVDHTTHYACECLPGYRGVNCTENIDDCVNHMCQNGGTCVDGINDYSCKCPVDFTGKFCEGTPMVAMMYPQTSPCQQHECKFGVCFQPNPSSADYVCKCAPGYSGKRCEYLTSLTFLHNNSFVELEPLRTKPEANVTIVFSSTQQNGVLMYDGHNEHLAVELFNGRIRVSYDVGNDPVSTMYSFEMVADGKYHMVELLAIKKNFTLRVDRGLARSIINEGSKDYLRLTSPMYLGGLPAEPGQQAYKQWHLRNLTSFKGCMKEVWINHKQLDFLNAARQQKITPGCALLDPDSEGEMDDDFLQETPVILKEVNPCENHQCKRGGKCVANGKGGYSCKCKKGTKGKYCDQAISTCRKEQVREYYSENDCRSRQPLKYAKCVGGCGNQCCAAKVVRRRKVRMVCRDNTKYIKHLDIVRKCHCTKKCN, encoded by the exons aGATCTACAAGGCAACAATATCAGTGTTATATACGAATCGGACTTGCAAGGATTAGCGAAGCTTCGAATACT GCAGCTGACGGACAACCAGATCTACACGATCGAAAAGGACGCTCTGCATGATCTGATATCGCTGGAACGACT GGATCTGTCACACAATGCGCTCACCGCGGTCTCGAAGCGTGCATTCAAGGGAGCGCCGGCCCTCCGCAGCCTGCAGCTGGATAACAATCAAATTACCTGCCTGGACGAAGGTGCCGTCAAGGGGTTGATCGAGCTGGAAATACT AACcctgaacaacaacaacatcacgaCACTGCCACGCGATATGTTTGCCGGCATGCCGCGGCTGCGAGCGTTGCGCCTGTCCGAGAACCTATTCGCGTGCGATTGCCATCTGTCGTGGTTGGCCCGATACCTGAAGAATGCGTCACGGTTGGCACCGTTCACGCGGTGCCATTCGCCCGGTCAGCTCAAGGGTCAGAACGTAGCCGATCTGCACGAACAGGATTTCAAATGTTCCG GACTGACGGAGAACGCACCGATGGAATGCGGTGGACGTAGCCTTTGTCCACATCCGTGCCGCTGCGCCGATGGTAtcgtcgactgtcgtgagaaAAGCCTCACCACCGTACCCACGACACTGCCCGAGGACACCACGGAGCT CCGCCTCGAGCAGAACTACATCACCGAGATTCCACCGAAAGCGTTCGCTAACCATCGGCGACTTAAGCGGATCGACTTGTCGAACAATAATATTTCGCGAGTCGCCTACGATGCCTTCAGTGGTCTCAAGTCCCTAACATCGCT CGTTCTTTATGGTAATAAAATCAAGGACTTACCGGCGAGCGTTTTCAAAGGATTAACCTCACtccagctgctactgctgaacGCGAACGAAATCAGTTGCGTGCGAAGGGATGCTTTCAAGGATCTGCATAATCTGAGCCTGCTGTCGCTGTACGATAACAACATTCAGTCGCTGGCCAACGGCACCTTCGAGTCGCTCAAGAGCATCCAAACGCT CCATTTGGCACGCAATCCATTCATTTGCGATTGCAATCTGCGTTGGTTGGGCGATTATCTGCACCAGAATCCCATCGAAACCAGTGGTGCCCGCTGCGATGCACCGAAGCGTATGCAGCGCCGTCGGATAGAAGCTTTAAAGGATGAAAAGTTTAAAT GCACGGACGATTACAGCAAGATAAAGTACTCCGGCGAGTGCCGCATGGATCAGGAGTGTCCGGCGGCGTGTCACTGCGATCGCACCACGGTTGACTGCTCGGCGCGTGGACTGAAGGAGATACCGCGCGACATACCCCTGTACACCACGGAACT ATTACTCAACGATAATGAGCTTAATCGGATCAAATCCGATGGCCTGTTCGGCCGCTTACCGAATTTGGTGAAACTGGATCTGCGCCGAAATCAGATATCCGGCATCGAACCGAACGCGTTCGAGGGAGCGACCAAGATTCAGGAGCTGTTTCTGAGCGAGAACAAAATCGCTGAAGTGCACAACAAGATGTTCCTGGGGCTGCACCACTTGAAGACACT CTCCCTGTACGACAATATCGTCACGTGCGTTATGCCCGGTTCATTCGATTACCTCACCGCTCTTACCCAGCT CAATCTGGCATCGAACCCGTTCCGATGCAACTGCCATCTGGCATGGTTTTCCGATTGGCTTCGTAAGAAGCAGCTGAATGGACCGCCGGCGCGTTGCACTTCGCCCTCGAAAGTGCGCGACATGCCGATAAAGGATATGCCACACTTTGACTTCAAGTGCACTTCCGACATGGATCAGGGTTGCCTGGGGGAGGGTTACTGCCCACCGTCCTGCACCTGCACCGGGACGGTTGTGCGATGCTCGCGGAACAAGCTGAAGGAAATCCCGAAGTCTATACCGGCCGAAACGACTGAACTGTACCTGGAATCGAACGAAATATCTATGATCCATTCGAATCGCATCAGTCACCTGAAGGCTCTGACCAGACT TGACTTGAGTAACAACAACATTGCGATTCTGTCCAACTACACCTTTGCCAACCTGACCAAATTGTCCACACT CATTATTAGCTACAACAACCTACAGTGCGTGCAGCAGTACGCCTTGGCCGGACTGAACAATCTGAAAGTGCTGTCCCTGCATGGGAACAAGATTTCGATGATCCCCGAAGGCACATTCAACGATCTGCAAGCGATAACTCACAT CGCTCTCGGTAGCAACCCGCTGTACTGTGACTGTTCGCTACGGTGGTTGTCCGAGTGGGTGAAGCGGGACTACGTCGAGCCCGGCATTGCCCGGTGTGCCGAGCCGGACAACATGAAGGATAAACTAATCCTTTCCACACCATCGAACCAGTTCGTCTGCTCCGGTAAAGTTAGCAACGAGATACTGTCCAAGTGTGACGCTTGCTACACGTTCCCGTGCAAGAATGAGGCGGTCTGTAGTGCGCTACCGGAGCGGCAGTACGAGTGCAAATGCAAACCGGGGTACCATGGTGTGCACTGTGAGTTTATGATCGATGCGTGCTACGGCAATCCGTGTCGCCACAATGGCACTTGTACGGTGCTGGAGGAGGGTCGGTTCAGCTGTCACTGTCTTAGCGGCTACAGTGGTTCCCGGTGTGAGGTTAACATCGATGATTGTGCTGGCCACAAGTGTCAGAACAATGGTACGTGCGTGGACGGTGTGAACTCGTACAGTTGCTCGTGTGCACCGAGCTATACCGGGGAGTTCTGCGACAGCAAGATTGAGTTCTGCAGCAAGGAGTTCAACCCGTGCCAGAACGGTGCCAAGTGTGTTGACCACACGACGCACTATGCCTGCGAGTGTCTGCCCGGGTATCGCGGGGTCAACTGTACCGAAAACATCGACGATTGCGTCAATCACATGTGCCAGAATGGTGGAACGTGCGTGGATGGCATCAATGATTATAGCTGCAAGTGTCCGGTTGATTTTACGGGCAAGTTCTGTGAAGGTACACCGATGGTTGCTATGATGTATCCGCAAACGTCTCCGTGCCAGCAGCACGAGTGTAAGTTCGGTGTCTGCTTCCAACCGAATCCATCGAGCGCGGATTATGTGTGCAAGTGCGCTCCCGGATATTCCGGTAAACGGTGCGAGTATCTGACGAGTCTCACCTTCCTGCACAACAATTCTTTCGTCGAACTCGAACCGCTACGCACTAAACCGGAAGCGAATGTAACGATCGTGTTTAGCAGCACACAGCAGAATGGTGTGCTCATGTACGATGGCCACAATGAGCATCTGGCGGTGGAGTTGTTTAATGGGCGCATCCGAGTGAGCTATGACGTTGGCAATGATCCCGTCTCGACGATGTACAGCTTCGAGATGGTGGCCGATGGCAAGTATCACATGGTGGAGCTGCTCGCGATCAAGAAGAACTTCACGCTCCGGGTTGATCGAGGTCTTGCCCGGTCCATCATCAACGAGGGCTCGAAGGACTACCTGCGGTTGACGAGCCCGATGTACCTCGGTGGTTTACCGGCCGAACCGGGCCAGCAAGCGTACAAACAGTGGCATCTGCGTAATCTGACTAGCTTCAAGGGTTGTATGAAGGAGGTGTGGATCAACCACAAGCAGCTGGACTTCCTGAATGCGGCCCGGCAGCAAAAGATCACACCCGGGTGCGCCCTGCTCGATCCGGACAGCGAGGGCGAAATGGATGATGACTTCCTGCAAGAGACTCCAGTGATTCTTAAGGAG GTTAATCCGTGCGAGAATCATCAGTGCAAGCGTGGTGGTAAATGTGTGGCCAACGGTAAGGGTGGCTACTCCTGCAAGTGCAAGAAAGGCACCAAGGGCAAATACTGTGACCAAG CCATCTCAACCTGCCGCAAGGAGCAGGTGCGTGAGTACTACTCCGAGAATGATTGCCGCTCGAGGCAACCCCTCAAGTACGCCAAGTGCGTCGGAGGCTGCGGCAACCAGTGCTGTGCTGCCAAAGTCGTACGCCGACGAAAG GTACGCATGGTATGCCGGGATAACACCAAATACATCAAGCATCTGGATATTGTGCGAAAATGCCACTGTACAAAGAAGTGTAACTGA